The genomic region AAAATTAGAAGGGGGTTATCCCGCCATGATTGATATTATATCCAGATTAGTACAAGCAGGTATTCCCGTACTAGGTCATTTAGGTTTAACCCCACAATCCATACATCAATTGGGTCTCAAGCAACAAGGCAAAACCCCCCAGACTGCCGACCTGATTTTTCACCAGGCGATCGCCCTAGAACAGGCGGGTGTGTTTGCCCTGGTTTTAGAGCATATACCCAGTCATTTAGCAGTTAAAATCACAAAAGAATTGAGTATTCCTACCATTGGAATTGGGGCGGGGCAAGAATGTAATGGTCAGATATTAGTCACTTCAGATGTTTTAGGACTTTCTGAAAAACAACCACCATTTGCCAAAGTTTATACAGATTTACGGCAAGAAATCACCAAGGCTGTAGAAAAATATGCCCTAGAGGTTCGTAACCACCATTTTTAGCTTCCCCCAATAGATTTAATAGATTTAAACCTATGCCTAAAATACTCCGAGAGTGGCAAAATGGGAGAAGAAAAATCAAACATCAAGTCCAAAAAGTACAACTGCAATCCTGCTGTCCTGACAAACTAAAATTGGGCAGATGCGGTCAATAGCA from Cylindrospermopsis curvispora GIHE-G1 harbors:
- the panB gene encoding 3-methyl-2-oxobutanoate hydroxymethyltransferase; the encoded protein is MPINTQQLKQWKQQGRPIVALTAWDYAIAQLLDAAGVDLILVGDSLSVILGYETTLPVTLEEIIHHAKAVKRGIKRALLVVDLPFLTYQESISQAMQSAGRVLKETGAQGVKLEGGYPAMIDIISRLVQAGIPVLGHLGLTPQSIHQLGLKQQGKTPQTADLIFHQAIALEQAGVFALVLEHIPSHLAVKITKELSIPTIGIGAGQECNGQILVTSDVLGLSEKQPPFAKVYTDLRQEITKAVEKYALEVRNHHF